A genomic segment from Gemmatimonadota bacterium encodes:
- the hpt gene encoding hypoxanthine phosphoribosyltransferase yields the protein MNETTEHAAMTGGAGIRRIVYSEEEIRERVAAMGRAIAEHYPEGEELLVLGLLKGSFVFLADLVRQIRRPLMVDFLVAASYGSGTVSSGNVRLVYDPEADFEGKHVLVVEDIVDSGNTLERIMPLLEARNPLSLELCALLHKRLVSLSKEARWVGFEPPPEFLIGYGLDHSENYRNLPFIAAL from the coding sequence ATGAACGAGACGACTGAGCACGCTGCCATGACCGGCGGAGCCGGGATCCGCCGGATCGTGTACTCCGAGGAGGAGATCCGCGAACGCGTCGCCGCCATGGGTCGCGCCATCGCCGAGCACTATCCGGAGGGCGAGGAGTTGCTGGTACTGGGCTTGCTCAAAGGATCGTTCGTCTTCCTGGCGGATCTGGTGCGCCAGATTCGGCGTCCGCTGATGGTCGATTTCCTGGTCGCGGCGAGCTACGGCTCGGGTACGGTGAGCAGTGGCAACGTCAGACTCGTATACGATCCGGAGGCCGACTTCGAGGGGAAGCACGTCCTCGTGGTCGAGGACATCGTCGACAGCGGCAATACGCTGGAGCGCATCATGCCGCTGCTGGAGGCGCGCAACCCGCTGTCGCTGGAGTTGTGCGCGCTGCTTCACAAGCGCCTGGTGTCGCTGAGCAAGGAGGCGCGCTGGGTAGGATTCGAGCCGCCGCCCGAGTTCCTGATCGGGTACGGTCTCGACCACAGCGAAAATTACCGCAACCTGCCCTTCATCGCGGCGTTGTAG